In Poecilia reticulata strain Guanapo linkage group LG1, Guppy_female_1.0+MT, whole genome shotgun sequence, one genomic interval encodes:
- the LOC103471994 gene encoding ras-related protein Rab-1A, producing the protein MNPEYDYLFKLLLIGDSGVGKSCLLLRFADDTYTESYISTIGVDFKIRTIELDGKTIKLQIWDTAGQERFRTITSSYYRGAHGIIVVYDVTDQESFNNVKQWLQEIDRYASENVNKLLVGNKSDLTTKKVVDYTTAKEFADHLGIPFLETSAKSATNVEQAFMTMAAEIKKRMGPGATAGAADRSNVKIQSKPVNTSSGGCC; encoded by the exons ATGAATCCGGAATA TGACTACTTATTCAAGCTGCTGCTGATTGGTGACTCCGGTGTCGGGAAGTCCTGTCTCCTGTTGCGGTTTGCA gACGACACGTACACAGAGAGCTACATCAGCACCATCGGGGTGGACTTTAAGATCCGGACCATCGAATTGGACGGGAAGACCATCAAGCTGCAGATC TGGGACACGGCGGGCCAGGAAAGGTTCAGAACCATCACCTCCAGTTACTACAGAGGAGCTCACGGCATCATAGTGGTGTATGACGTGACAGATCAG GAATCGTTCAACAACGTGAAGCAGTGGCTGCAGGAGATCGACCGCTACGCCAGCGAGAACGTCAACAAGCTGCTGGTCGGCAACAAGAGCGACCTGACCACCAAGAAGGTGGTGGACTACACTACAGCCAAG GAGTTTGCGGACCACCTGGGCATCCCGTTCCTGGAGACGAGCGCTAAGAGCGCCACCAACGTGGAGCAGGCCTTCATGACCATGGCGGCTGAGATCAAGAAGCGGATGGGCCCCGGGGCCACGGCCGGCGCCGCCGACAGGTCCAACGTGAAGATACAGAGCAAGCCGGTCAACACTTCGTCTGGCGGCTGCTGCTGA